Proteins from a genomic interval of Lolium perenne isolate Kyuss_39 chromosome 1, Kyuss_2.0, whole genome shotgun sequence:
- the LOC127334766 gene encoding uncharacterized protein: MDPVGAGVGSWDTELAWHLLTVLLRIGRPAAAAELAATVASRATYVTPQLVERLCLAPRSPLRSSGGVVTVSETAAVAFLRFLGCDVPARPMAGLGASEGRRWCPVVQIRYGRKRKASDAARFGVKRRLLLETDTDSADPDQQQSQQLIVQSCSSVATGEVHLEVTQDWLSILGTSVAEPSLKFSTGVPLVSTVAKISTACLGVRDGNFLGDMTSALGLKDLSTPSSVDIPFPCAEKSENIHAPADNEIGRIGEPEGPLAICTCRVEDSEDIEKESALLPLTLDKTVVGDKKVWFDADLNIFLERPRCPFHSRDTHAVDNIVGTNFTPEQEAVLSGSPNAGDCEEIPSCGQDANTSAVIQEKKEIQLLSQSPTHTKAEPVLHELIHEMTESSCQPSLDIKVEPAALPLEATSYDGVNNRNLNIIAENVEITDQNGQQQPRNEVSADFPKEQDEKIVKQKKRNKKDAVPKEDKDQVAKTAQKVAKKVEPAALPSEGRSYDGINNRNLNIIAVNLEITYQNGKEQPHNEASTNFPTEEDKNIVKQKEKLEKNDALPKEDKDQVAETAQKVDKKVEPAALPLEERSYDDINNMNLNIIAENIESTYQNGKEQPHNEVSTNFPKEQDKKNIKQKEKQKKNAALPKEDKDQVAETSQKGQSEPNPLPSFKHFVVEEEEGSGGYGIVYRARRKEDGRLFAIKCPRGKAHAHHVDNERKMLERFGGKHFVIKFEGCFRSGELDCFVLQHVKHDRPENLKKEINLFELQWYGYCLFKALSSLHKQGIVHRDVKPGNFLFSRDQTKGYLIDFNLANDLHQKFTRLSKSEAISRGKDITSQSSLKSALVIHDNEAAAGSKQPLGSKRKRSNKIPGCSDPRVDNKSMYGSQAADGSGVTSAKDATSTKASLDRLKQPLYKGRKELMNYLNGVESPNQNTPAAPVSQRKRVAAPVGSVDQKLFRLTPMPLRSGGSAVAGSGLFNSKGHGKQRREGPCVGTKGFRAPEVLLRSSHQGCKVDVWSAGVTLLYLITGKTPFGGDPEQNMKDIVKLRGSEELWEVAKLHNCESSYPSELFEAKFLRSVDLKTWCFANARRPEFLMQLPNSLFDLVDKCLAVNPRCRITSEDALSHGFFTPCHESLSKQKSKSLKIRGLAGEASQLPPCSPRDTIAKASKS; encoded by the exons ATGGATCCCGTCGGCGCCGGCGTCGGCTCGTGGGACACGGAGCTCGCGTGGCACCTCCTCACCGTGCTCCTCCGCATCggccgccccgccgccgccgccgagctcgCCGCCACCGTGGCGTCGAGGGCGACCTACGTGACGCCGCAGCTCGTCGAGCGGCTGTGCCTCGCGCCGAGGTCCCCGCTGCGCTCCTCCGGCGGCGTGGTGACTGTTTCGGAGACGGCCGCCGTGGCGTTCCTGAGATTTCTCGGATGCGATGTGCCGGCGCGGCCTATGGCGGGATTGGGGGCCTCCGAGGGGAGGAGGTGGTGCCCCGTGGTGCAGATCAGGTACGGGCGCAAGCGGAAGGCCTCAGACGCGGCGCGCTTCGGTGTGAAGAGGCGCCTCCTGTTGGAGACCGATACAG ATTCGGCAGATCCCGACCAGCAGCAGTCGCAGCAGCTGATTGTGCAATCCTGTTCTTCAGTCGCTACCGGAGAG GTGCATCTGGAGGTTACGCAAGATTGGCTTTCTATCCTGGGCACGTCTGTTGCTGAACCCTCCCTGAAATTTTCAACTGGGGTTCCTCTTGTTTCCACCGTTGCTAAAATTAGCACAGCTTGTCTTGGAGTCAGGGATGGCAACTTTCTCGGGGACATGACATCTGCGCTAGGGCTGAAGGACTTGTCAACCCCTTCATCTGTTGACATTCCTTTTCCCTGTGCTGAAAAATCAGAGAACATACATGCACCAGCTGATAATGAAATTGGTAGAATCGGTGAACCTGAAGGACCACTTGCAATTTGTACCTGCCGAGTAGAGGATAGTGAGGATATAGAAAAAGAGTCTGCCCTCCTTCCTCTGACGCTGGATAAGACTGTAGTTGGAGACAAAAAAGTTTGGTTTGATGCGGATCTAAATATTTTTCTGGAAAGACCTCGCTGTCCATTTCACTCTCGTGATACACATGCAGTTGACAATATAGTAGGAACAAATTTTACGCCTGAACAAGAAGCTGTACTATCTGGCAGCCCAAATGCTGGAGACTGTGAGGAGATCCCATCTTGTGGTCAGGATGCTAACACTTCTGCAGTAATTCAGGAGAAAAAGGAAATACAACTTTTGTCCCAGTCTCCTACTCACACCAAAGCAGAACCTGTATTACATGAACTGATTCATGAAATGACAGAAAGTTCATGTCAACCATCTCTGGACATAAAAGTTGAGCCGGCAGCATTGCCATTAGAAGCGACGAGCTACGATGGTGTTAACAATAGGAACTTGAACATTATTGCTGAAAATGTGGAAATCACTGATCAGAATGGCCAACAGCAGCCACGTAATGAAGTGAGTGCGGATtttccgaaggagcaagatgaaaagattgtgaagcaaaagaagcgCAACAAAAAGGATGCAGTACCCAAAGAAGATAAAGATCAAGTTGCAAAAACTGCTCAAAAGGTGGCCAAAAAAGTTGAGCCGGCAGCATTGCCATCAGAAGGGAGGAGCTATGATGGTATTAACAACAGGAACTTGAACATTATTGCTGTAAATCTAGAAATCACATATCAGAATGGCAAAGAGCAGCCACATAATGAAGCGAGTACAAATTTTCCTACGGAGGAAGATAAAAATATTGTGAAGCAAAAGGAGAAGCTCGAGAAAAATGATGCACTACCCAAAGAAGATAAGGATCAAGTTGCAGAAACTGCTCAAAAGGTGGACAAAAAAGTTGAGCCGGCAGCATTGCCATTAGAAGAGAGGAGCTATGATGATATTAACAATATGAACTTGAACATTATTGCTGAAAATATAGAAAGCACATATCAGAATGGCAAAGAGCAGCCACATAATGAAGTGAGTACGAATTTTCCTAAGGAGCAAGATAAAAAGAATATAAAGCAAAAGGAGAAGCAGAAGAAAAATGCTGCACTGCCCAAAGAAGATAAGGATCAAGTTGCAGAAACTTCTCAAAAG GGCCAGTCAGAGCCAAACCCACTGCCTAGCTTCAAACATTTTGTtgtagaagaggaagaagggtcaG GAGGTTATGGTATCGTTTATAGGGCTCGAAGGAAAGAAGATGGAAGATTATTTGCCATAAAAT GCCCTCGAGGAAAAGCTCATGCACATCATGTTGACAATGAACGGAAGATGCTGGAACGATTCGG AGGCAAGCACTTTGTGATTAAATTTGAAGGCTGTTTTAGGAGTGGTGAACTGGATTGCTTTGTTCTACAACACGTAAAGCATGACAGACCGGAG AATCTGAAAAAAGAAATAAATTTGTTTGAGTTGCAGTGGTATGGGTATTGTCTGTTCAAAGCTCTTTCAAGCTTACATAAACAG GGAATAGTGCACAGAGATGTGAAACCTGGAAACTTCCTCTTCTCTCGTGACCAGACAAAGGGATATCTTATTGACTTCAACTTGGCAAAT GATCTTCACCAAAAGTTCACGAGGCTCA GTAAGTCGGAGGCAATTTCACGCGGGAAGGATATCACATCTCAATCTTCATTGAAGTCTGCTCTAGTGATTCATGACAATGAAGCAGCAGCTGGCTCAAAACAACCTCTTGGGTCCAAGAGGAAAAGATCAAATAAAATCCCTGGGTGCAGCGACCCTAGGGTTGATAATAAGAGTATGTACGGGAGCCAAGCTGCTGATGGATCTGGTGTAACCTCTGCCAAAGATGCTACAAGCACGAAAGCATCATTGGACAGGTTAAAGCAGCCCCTTTACAAAGGGCGGAAAGAGCTAATGAACTACTTGAATGGGGTGGAAAGTCCAAACCAAAATACACCAGCAGCTCCAGTTTCCCAAAGGAAGAGGGTTGCTGCTCCTGTTGGTAGTGTGGATCAGAAGTTATTTCGACTCACACCAATGCCCCTGCGTTCTGGTGGTAGTGCTGTTGCCGGTTCTGGCTTGTTTAACAGCAAAG GACATGGAAAACAGCGAAGAGAAGGTCCTTGTGTTGGAACTAAAGGATTCCGAGCTCCAGAG gttcttctgagATCTTCTCATCAGGGTTGTAAAGTCGATGTCTGGTCTGCTGGAGTGACACTCCTGTATTTGATAACTGGCAAAACACCTTTTGGTGGAGACCCGGAACA GAACATGAAGGATATAGTGAAGCTCAGAGGCAGCGAAGAATTATGGGAAGTAGCAAAATTGCACAACTGTGAATCTTCATACCCATCG GAGTTATTTGAGGCCAAATTTCTACGGTCGGTGGATCTCAAGACATGGTGCTTTGCCAACGCCCGCAGGCCGGAGTTCCTCATGCAGTTACCTAACTCGCTGTTCGATCTCGTGGACAAGTGCTTGGCAGTTAACCCGAGGTGCAGGATCACTTCAGAGGATGCTCTGTCGCACGGGTTCTTCACTCCATGCCATGAAAGCCTTAGCAAGCAGAAGAGTAAGTCTCTTAAGATTAGAGGGTTAGCAGGAGAAGCTTCTCAACTTCCTCCTTGCTCGCCACGAGATACCATAGCTAAGGCGAGCAAGTCGTAG
- the LOC139830707 gene encoding peptide methionine sulfoxide reductase A4, chloroplastic-like: MPPLLPSPASLSLSTSPLLLASRLGGGAAALRPTTTTSSSRLTRFLAPTRTAAPNNTGFAAMSWLGKLGLGGGGSPRASEASAALAQGPDEDKPAPGNEFAQFGAGCFWGVELVFQRVPGVTRTEVGYSQGNLHDPTYEDVCTGATGHNEVVRVQYDPAACNFDDILDAFWAKHDPTTPNRQGGDVGTQYRSGIYYYTPEQEKAALESMERQQKVLNRKIVTEILPAKRFYRAEEYHQQYLEKGGRFGFRQSAQKGCNDPIRCYG, translated from the exons ATGCCTCCCCTCCTCCCCTCACccgcctccctctccctctccacctcccctctcctcctcgcctcccgcctcggcggcggcgccgccgccctccgccccaccaccaccacctcctcctcccgccTCACCCGCTTCCTCGCCCCCACCCGAACCGCCGCACCGAACAACACCGGGTTCGCGGCGATGAGCTGGCTCGGGAAGCTGGGCCTGGGCGGCGGGGGCAGCCCGCGGGCCTCGGAGGCGTCGGCGGCGCTGGCGCAGGGGCCCGACGAGGACAAGCCGGCGCCCGGGAACGAGTTCGCCCAGTTCGGGGCGGGGTGCTTCTGGGGCGTCGAGCTGGTGTTCCAGCGCGTGCCCGGGGTCACCCGCACCGAGGTCGGCTACAGCCAGGGCAACCTCCACGACCCCACCTACGAGGACGTCTGCACCGGCGCCACCGGCCACAACGAGGTCGTCCGCGTCCAGTACGACCCCGCCGCCTGCAACTTCGACGACATCCTCGACGCCTTCTGGGCCAAGCACGACCCCACCACGCCCAATCGCCAG GGGGGTGATGTCGGGACCCAGTACAGGTCAGGAATCTACTACTACACCCCGGAGCAGGAGAAGGCAGCGCTGGAGTCCATGGAGAGGCAGCAGAAGGTCCTGAACCGGAAGATAGTCACTGAGATCCTCCCTGCGAAGAGGTTCTACAGGGCGGAGGAGTACCACCAGCAGTACCTGGAGAAGGGCGGTCGCTTCGGCTTCAGGCAATCTGCACAGAAGGGCTGCAACGACCCCATCCGCTGCTACGGATGa